caaaaattgacgaGGGGTCAATTAcgtcaaattgaaagttcagtgaatgaaattgaaagtttttgaaatttgaaaggaTCATTTCAAAACGGTAGTAATTCAGGAGTTTTAAGTGAagttattcctaaaaaaaaaatgtttataaagAAATGCAACAACTGGAAAGTGAAGGGCAAAGATCTTTGTTGTTTTATggtgatgattttattttattgtatttaactATATAAACGACATAATgtcatctaatttttttaaaataatgtgactACATATTCACCACATGGCATAATGTACACCACTagataagtaaaacaaaattttgaacaaaaatatccatttcacttgacaaaaaaaaaaaaaaaaatcttactcAGGGAGACACCAAATGGTTAATTAGCCAAttattgtcatatatatatatatatatatatatatatgacaataaGTCCTTGTAGTATAGTGGTAATTATTTGTATGTTGTATTTAATTCTTTGTTGGGCTCCTTTTGTAGCAATTCAGCCCAATTTAttgtatatagcaattttttatGCTAAAATGGCACtgcaaagaaaaaacaaaacgttTAAAGTGAGCCAAAAAATATCCTAATTCTCAAaaccagtaaaaaaaaaaccaaacaaaaaagccCTAAAAAAACAGTTAGTAGGATGAGGTTAACCGTTAATCGAGCGGTTAGtaaaggcggttagtaaaatttactaaccgcatAGGCGGTTGCGTTTAGTGACTAGGCCTTTTCACcgataataaaaataacatacaaaaataatttatttaactGTAATTGCAAATTAGTGAATGAAACTTATACGGATGTAATTTGGAGCAGCCACACGAAACTTGTACGGTTGTAATTTGCAGCAGCCTCCTCACACACTAGCACTATTTGGTCAGTATAGAAAGTAGAAACGTGTCCAAATGTTGGTCATTTTTGGGTATAAATGTCAACTTGTTTTAAtataaagtaagaaaaaaaaaaatcactcatttcacaaaaaaataattgaagctTGACTATAGACTGGATCATATTTACGGGATACTCTATCTATAATAATCATTTTGAAGTTGAAAAATATGCTTTCCAAGCCCCTAAGAGGTTGTCAAGCAGGCACCCATTTCCGTCTACCTTCTCAGTATAGAGAGGGTCAATAATTCacactaataattttttatttatttttaactgatttttgaaagaaaaaaaaaaataatattttttagtatttggtaggactgaaaatatttttctagttttttttttttacttgcaaAAATGCTTCTACAGTGTACTTAATTAGTATTCTCTTCTTCATTTATTATTCTGTATACATGGAAACCAAGAGATGCTGTGCTTGTCCATTTTGATGTTTGCTTGCTTTTAAAACGTACGTGCCCCTCAAATTTATAATCTAAATAGTACATGTGGGCTGTGGGCTATGAGAGAGTGACTAGAAAAGACATAGGAAACATCCTAGAGAAGATCAGGGAATAAAAAGTTTTGGGATTTGGATGGTGCACCGAAAGAACACCAAATCATTACAAcaacccaaaagaaaataattataaaaataaaaagtagctTTTATGGGGTTGTTCAGGGTGGTTGCAGCCATCCCTTTGACCAAAGTGGTGGTTGTAGTTGCACCGGAACTCACTGGGGGTAAACTCGACGGCCAAAGGGAGCGGTTGCAGCTGCTCTCATAGCATCTTCAAAGCAATCCAACATACACCCAAAAGCCACTTTTGGCATTGTTGTAATGATATGagagttcatttgaaatggatgatccacaaaaataaaaagattgcCACAGTCCACGACTGGGTTATCTTGAGGTCAATCTGGTATTTTCGATTCCACCATGGAAACCCAACTACATGTAGGTGATGAACAAAAAACCAATTAACTGAATGatcaattatttctttctttttaaacaaTTGAATGATCAATAAATACAAACTCTTCGCACTTGATACAACAAATcgtataaaagaaaattgttgataCTTCTTCCTTGCTCATTAGACAGCAAATTGTTGATACTTAAAACAaagtgatttattttattttttaaaataaggcAAAATGAAAAAATGCTTAGGAAAGAATGAGATGATGAGGATGCTTTTTGAAAAGGAAGTAGCTACATTATgtacttaatttattattattattttattaattacttgtcctttttttcttcttctgatctCCTGAGTCCTGAGTACACAAAGAGTAACAGTCCATACAAATCTACCATAAAATTTATACTTTCtgttaaaaaatcaatgaagaaCCAATATAAGCACAAAGGAGGCAAAAGCTAAAAAAGTATCAGAACTGAAACAAAACTTCCCATCACAGCTTTTGCTGTAGTCTAAGAAAGACTGATGGGTTCACCACACAGTCGCTCCAGCTCACCTTCTAACATATTCAGCAAATCTGCTTTGCTCCGCCTATAGACCCAAGTTTGAGCATTCCGATCCCAATCAAACCTCGCGGGACCACTGCATGAAAAACATGTCTTTCAGATGGCAGAAGAGAATTTCAGAAAAACAGAGGAAAGGAATTTCATTAAAGAAGTCCATTATGAATAGCCTAATAGTGCAAATAACATAGACAAAGATTGTAGACACCTCACATATAACATAGAATGCTGGGTCTAGTCCCATATTCACGTTTCATTGGTAAATTTTCTGCATTAACAGACATGGCCTATAAATGATGAAGCATGCCCCTTTGATAGATAAAGAGCAATTGGTTTTAAACAAGAGATGTCTTTCACATCCAACTCTAGAAATGAATCATAATTTTCAATCACTTCCTGACAGATAAGAAACGAATTCGTAAAATATTGGGAGGGATATTGGATAGTATTGAAAGCAGAATCTCTTTCTATAGGAAATTcacaaaagctttttttttttgtacaacaagaaataattaagtaattaaacaTTGGAATAATCTGACTCAACCTGACTCTAAAAATAGTCTATTTGATAAAACTTAAATCTTAGGGAGCGATTTGATAAAAAGTGATCTCAGAGACGTTTGGAGCATTTTTccctaatatttaattaaatttgttatgCTATTATGGTATGTACAATTACTTCAAGTAAGGAACGCACACCTAAGCCCCCTTCTTTTGTTGGAAGACACGAGGTTGCAAGGCAGCCACTTAAATAAGAAGAGTTTGTTGATTAATTTCTAGATCGAATAAATGTTCTAACTGTTACTATATTTTCTTGATAAGGCCATCAACCTACAGGAATTGTTCATGATATTTCAAAGAAGGCAGAACCCCCAAAAAGCTTCtaaagagaatgaaagaaaagttAGCACCCCATTAGATGGTATCACAAGCACATCCGATGTCAAATTTGTTGTGAATTATATACAGGACCACAAAAGCACGCACAGGATTGAAGATAAGACATCCTGAGTACAAAAATGCTGGTGTGTATGTTTGTGTAATCAGATCATCCTCTGCAGACttaagtgagagagagagagaggtttggGGGTCTCAGTTTTAGTATTTTGGGAGCATCAGAGAGTTTGTAAGGGAGAAGAGATCGGAGTTGCAGAATTTGTCAAGCTGGATTCTCTTTGCTGAGATGATTTATATTTTAGCAAGTATGATCTTCATCTCATCAGCcatagaattaattaattacttactGAGTTGTGATAGCATTAACTATTTTCGGATTGAACAAAGCTTGAAAGTGCGACAAATGTTGGGGGGTAAGGTATTTGAAGTCTGAACACATGCTGTAAAATGTAGAGCTGAATTATAATGTATAACATGTTACATCGTAATTCTAAAACCTGGAGGTCTGTAAAAGTTTCAGTGAAGCCTAATTTTTTAATGTACCACTGATTTAGTAATGCTTTGAATGATCATGGGCTATACTTTCTTAGACATAATCTATGCAAGACCTATTCACATCCTCCATTTGATCACAACTAGAGATTTGGTGGCAAGCCCGGATCTTGAATTGTTAACATTTCGTGTGTTCATCTGTAAGCAGAACATGCCAAATATATGCAATCACATTTACATCTTAGAGCTACAATCTTTAGGCATCAAAGATGTGTCTAGATAATGTAAACCCTCCTGCCCCTCTTCCATGCATGCACATGAGGTTTGGCGAGGAGTCTCTTCCTTGATGCATGAGGAATGCGTGTTCCTATCCAATGGGATCCCTATACGGGAAAGTACATTCCAAGCTAATAACTTAAAGGTTTGTGCACATACAACAAATGTCGAAGCCCCAGTCTTAGGAGGATAAGGTAGATTCCGAATACAAACCAATCCAGTTGCCTAGGGAGGAATaacaaaacagatttttttccCTGTAACTTTCCTCCACAAAGATGAGTCTAATTCTAAAAGCCTCCACTCCATTAGGAGTATGCTCATGGATGTCGAGTTCCAACCTAGTTGGCTTTTCTTTCGAAAGTGATTATAATAggaaaagaagttaaaatatgaggagagagagaagatgacAAGTCATTTTATGACTTGATTTTGATACCATAGATCCTGCCCAGTTAAAAAATGCAAAAGGTTCAAAACTTCTAAGCTGCATTTTTTAAAGATGACAAACAATACATGACCATATaaacaaactattttttaaagatgACAGAAACAATAGATGACCATATaaacaaactattttttaaagatgACAGAAACAATACATGACCATATAAACAAACTAGGTACTGCTACTTTATAGGTCATCTATAAATGACGCACACCTCATTAATTCAAGGTCTGCCAGGAGATACAGGCTCACAGAAATTTCCACTAGTCCTAGGCCCCACAAGAGTAATTGAGTGATAAAGATGGCCTCACTATCAGGCAGAACAAATTTCAACCACCACCCAGATTGTTTAACTAATTTATACCGACAGAAACAATACATGACCAtataaacaaactttttttttttgataagtaaacaaaCTATGTACTGCTACTTTATAGTTCATCCATCAATGATGCACACCTCATCAATTTCAAGGTCTGAAAAAAGATAAAGGTTCAAAGAAATTTGCACTAGTCCTAGGCCCCAAAAGAGTAATTGAGTGATAAAGGTGGCCACCATCATTCAGAACAAATTTCAACCACCACCCAGATTGTTTaactaatttattaaaaattcctAGCTCTAAAGTAACAATAAGGAATGATCAACTCATGGGTGCAAATAAGACCTATCAAACAAGAGGATACCAAGTCTCTAGAAACTTAGGGTttcaaatcaaacaataaatattcaacttgatgcttGGTGAAACCACAAAATTCTATTAATTTGCAGAATAAGTTTATGGCAATAAATCAGCAGAAACATACATTTAAGTACCAAAAACACCCACACATTACTTTCAGTGGTAATCTAGCATAAGATAATTAAAAAGGGGTTAAATACCTTTAACCTCCCTCAACTACCACTCATTTACACATTGCCCCCACAAACTACCACCTCTCACAGTTAACTGCCTTAAACTACCAACCACGGGCGAAAAACCCCCTTCGTTAGTCAAGATCATTAAAAGTGACGGAATATTGATCACGTGCTACACAAGTGCGTTTTTTAGTTgtgaaatgatgaaaatatctAGAGTTTAGAAACAAAATTTACTTAATATccttaaaattaagaaattcaaaaaaaaaaaaactcaaattaaaaattccaaaaaaaaaaaaaagggtggccgaaccaccccgaAACACACTTGGAGGTGGCCCGTGTGATCGAGGGTGCCAATATACCCCCAAGTACCTAGGGTGGTTCGACGACCAcccctattctctctctctttattattttttttagtttcagttttttattcttgtatttttttactTGAGGGTACTTTGGTCATTTTCTGACTAAAAAACATGTGTTATGCACGTGACCAAGATGCCATCGGATTTAATGAGTTGGCCTAATGGAAAGGGTTTTTGGCCAACGATTGGTAGTTTAAGGTGGAAGAGTTTGACAAGTGGTAGTTTGTagtgttgagataaaataattctagGAACCCGAATGAAGCAGAAAAtagcataatagaaaataacgTAGTCATACAAAAcatcaagatttaagtggttcggcttaacaaacCTACATCCATTGGTGGAGACGACCCAaggaaattcactatcaaaaaaatagagtacaaagaaaaccactcaaacctaAAAGCCTCAATATACCCAAATCCCACTATcacacaaaaagagaaaatattctctaaattcTCTTAGTGCCGTAAGACACACCAAGCTTGTGAGAATACAAAAAATGAGAACATTCTCAagcctctctttctctctcttctcacgAAGTCACTGCTGCTTTCTTATTGAATGGCCAAATGACTATAACTCATATATACTAATGGTAGTCGATCAAAATGCTTCATggtgaaggaaagaaaatacttctgctaggtgagaaaaagagaacaaataaGTAATACAAGGCTGGGGCCCACCACAAGACTTGTGAAATCAAGTCATTACACGACTTGTGCGGATGTGTAAATAAGTAGTAGttgagaggggggggggggtttaaaggtaattaacctttaaaaaaacCCCGATTTTAGCGAATTTCAATAGATCCCAATCATTTTTAACAGCATGTCAAAAAAGTGATAAATCGATTTGTAGTGCATTAAGTAGATTTATAGTACAGTAAAAGCAATTTGTGGATAATTCTCAATGAAGATCTCATATCAATTTCCTTCAAAAGATTTAAGCTGAATCTTTTCAAACAATCATTAAAGTCTAGTTTTTGGTAGATTGATAGGCATTATGTAATTTGAGCATGTCCACTCTATATTTGCTGCTGCTTCAGCTAAAATCTAGGATATGGTGACATTATGTAATTCAACATACACAGCTTCAAGGATATAAGCATACCAGGTTAGAATAATGCTCATAAGGATTACAAAACACAACAGATATATATAGTTCAGAAAAATGATGTATAGCTCATACCTCACTGGGGAAGATAGCCAAATTTGTCTATTTGGTGTTTGTTTGTTCAACACATACATACCCAGATCCCCGAGTTTCAAGGTTAACACCTCATTCTGCCACATGCACACCCGATAAATGTTACAACAATTGCAATGCCTTAAAAAATTAAGCCAATTCTAAAAAAGAATTAGTCACACTCTCACCCCATAGTCTACGTCAAAGCCATCTATTTCAACATTATCACCATATTCCTGCGCACCAAAGACAATCAAAACCACATTGCTTGTGAGTGCTTATTGtcataaaagaacacaaaaacaTAAGATAATGTAAGATAACtaacataaaagaaaacttttacgCACTCTACAATATCCATGAGGAACAATTCGCATTTGACAATCAGAGAAACTATACAAATCTAGATAACAGCATCTATAAACCAACATACAACCAGTAAATCCATTTCAAACATCAAGGCCTGATATAGTTCTAAGCCTCTATTCTAAAACGGGTATGTGGAAAACCAGGTTAAAACACTTAAATTAAGCAAAAATAGCAAGATTTTTCAAACAAGCCAAGCCAATGGCAACAAATACCTCGAGTTTCTCTAGGAGGTGATGTATTGTGGAATTGCTTAGCCTGTGAAACTCATCCTCCTGCAGTACAGAACTGTTTTCACATTAATCATTAGCAAACCCATTGTTGTCCATTTCCATTAAACCAATTTcttaaaactaaagaaaaatgctaaaccactcactcaaaaaaaaaaaaaaaccaaaattaaagatGTAAGCtctaaaattttcattattttccgTACATTTTAAGACTTCAGAAAACAACAAGTATTATATCTAAGCTGAATGGGTAAATTATCCATTACTTAACAACAAACATTCAACACGGAACTCAAAAAGTCAAACTTTTTACTCTCTATTTGATTTTCCTTAGGTTTCTCCAGAACCCAACAAAGGAACAAAGATTAACGCACCTGTAATCAATGGCGGCGGGGCCTTGAGGATCGTCTCCGAGATTCAGTGGACGAGAGCAGAAGGTTCTACAAGCAGGAGACCACCGAGTTGTCTCAGACCTCGAAGCTTCTAGAAGCAGAAAACTGAATCTACGGAtcgttgaagaagaagaagaggaagaagaaggctTTAAAAGCCTTGGGAGCCTTCTGAGGAATTGCAACCTGGAAGCCATGGCAGTAGGGAATACAGCTAGTTTTCTGTGAGAGAATGAATTTGATCAGTGTGGTGTGGATATCTATATGGGCCGACTCCAATGGTGGGATAATTCTCGGCCCAATAAAATGGGCTTTAGATTGTTCCCTTCTCCTCTAtgaaaaaactattaaaaacttaaaaaaaactaaaaatttaaaaaaaaaaaaaaaaaaaagaaaaaagaaaaagggggtggctggagccacctccCATCGTGACCCTCACCGTCCGCGAACCATCAAATCCGCCAGTGGACAACCATCGGCGAACCAGAAGTCGCCAGCGGCCACTCGGCGAACCAGCGAACCTCGCAGTTCCGCCAATGGCCCCACGACCCCAGCTTCACCGGACCTCGGCTCAAGCTTGCCGAACCTCAGCATAGGTTCGCCGGATCACAGGTTTGCCAACCCTCGGCTCAATCTCGCCGAAATTCACCTCAGATTTGTTCTTGCCGGACGAAGCATCGGTTTGTCGAACCCCACTTCATTTTGCTTCAGGTTCGCTGGCGCCCACTTCAAGCCACTTCAGGTTCGCCGGGACCCCACATCAAGATCGCAGTTCCGCCAACAACACCACGGTCTCAGCTCAGATGCTGTTGCAACATTcatttgcttttgctttttctttgttctttttttaattttatttttagttttttaaagttttttaatcgttttaatatttatagtttttttttatattttttaatttgttaatagttttttattattttaaaaaaatgtcctACTTTTTCAGGCCTCAAAACTGCACGTTTGGATACAAGCGGTGCCGTTTTAAACTAcagcttctatgcggtagttttcactaccgcatagaagccggatctttttgaagggtattgcatttaatacattaccatcattaaaatttttagacaaCACTActcttcaaaatgcactaaatgaaggaaattgagggattctgaaatggagaggatcggTTTCCAATCCTTTTCCGGTTATGATTTCTATAAAAACAtcttacatttatttatttgaaactattttatcaaaaatatttttaaaaaattatagcattAGTTATATTACACCatcaataataataagttaatatataatttttaacgtTATGTGAAATAAAAGgactcaaatttttaattttgataattaagaaCTTGAATTTTCTAAGAACAACATATAATTTTTCGTTAATCTCTTTAATCGAAGAACCTACCAATTGTTAATAAATCCAAGTTGGACCAATTAAAACGCGACATGTGCACGAAAGAACATATATTAATAGTTCCCATTTGCCATATGTCAGCAATGTACCTCCATCACACGTAATCAATGTTATGTGTGTcttttgaaatagaaataaataaaaaagattgtGAGGGTGCTGGAAAGTGGAAACTACCCTCCACGAAGCTCCCAATGTTCCCATTCCTGATGAAAGAAGGACGATTCATTCTACGCCAATCTTTGCGTAAAAACGACAAGATACGCTCCTTCTTTACCCCACACGATAAAAGCTTTGAGCTTTCTTGTGTGGACGCGaagttctctctttctctctcacatatatatatatatataatagaagagttaaaaaaaggtaaataattTGCTTTTGAGTTTTGGCCACAAATCACGCGTTCACATTAGCCGAATCCagttcttattattttgtattttatcgCTTCAAcccttcaaaaaaagaaaaagggatctCCTTTATCCTTTAGAAATAagtatttattttgaaatttgggaaGATCATGGCCATTGATTGGCTTATTTATTATAGACGAGAGGTGTGGAGTTGGTGGTATAAAGCTTCGGCACACGCCGTTTGTTGAAAACAATATCATTTTATCAATATAATAGCTCGGTGGCTTTATTCTGTGGCAATTTTTCTCTCGTAGAACAAGTCCAAAATTTACAATCTGGCTAGAGAGAGGTCAGATCTCTGTCTCAagaccctcaatttttttttttttttttttctttgtttctgttCTGGGTTTTTGATTTCTGAAatcaaaaacatgattttgttgggtttttcttattgttgtatGCTAAGCTATTTGTTTTCTTGGGGTGTATACGATAGTAAATAATGTTTATGGTGTATCTTGTATTGGGTTTTAGAGATTCCTATGTTCTTATACTGTGTTATTCATGTTGGCTTTATTCATTCATATACCATggagaaaacagaaaagaataGGCTATTGTTCATCTCTTTGGAGTGAAAGATGCTAAGATATTTGGTAAATGGAGCagattggattgaattgaattttagGGTGTATTATCTGGTAAAAATCATGCCGGTTTGACACTTGAACATGGGtcagcttctctctctctctctctctctcttgctgaAGGTTTTTACAGTTTGATATCCAATCTAATATGTGAGGTGTTTCAACTGTAGTttggttcatatatatatatattctaaatcCGGTTTGGAATGAATTGAATCGTAGatctgtttattttttgaaattttatgtcAGTGCCCAATTGTGCTCAATTTCATTGCTGAAATAGTGGAGTAGTAAAGATTGATTTGAAAAGCTTGGGTTTTTAAAGAACTTTGAAATGTTAGAACAGGTTGAGTTGTAGTGGCTGTTGTAACATTcctggttttcttttcttttactccAATCTTCTGGTAATAAAACAAAGCATAACCATATTGAATGGGTTTAGCTCTCTTAGCCACTGCAATTTGAATGGAATGCGGTTGTGCTTTCTCTAAtgagaaggaaaagagaagaatttGTGTAGATTACTGCCCGATTCTCATATAagcatttttattatttcttgtaACCTTCTTTAACCATTTACTTTCCttttttcaatatttcttgGAACCGAAGAAagcttgtatatatatacatatatatatatgagaagttTGTTGGGAGTTAAGGAATAAAAGACAGcaaagattaaattttattggCTTTTTTGTAGATTCTTTGAAGTTTCTGTTGTGCTGTACCTTGAAATTACTACCCGATTCTCATATTTCTCCTTGGTTTTACTTTAAGTATCTTGTCTACATATGCACCTTACTTTTAATGGGACTCTAGATATGCAGTAAAGTCACccatcatcaattttttttgttttgtttttgtttttgtttttattttttttttttattttttcgtgtttttaaccttttttttttctatgtagCAGGCCAGGTTCTCTTTTGCATGTTTGGGTTTGGGTTCTCCTAGTTGGCAAAGATTTTCTTTCACTCTGGCCGCTGCAACAAAGTCAAACTCTTCTCGCACCTCAAAGAGGGTGTGGGGTAGTTCCACTGAAGGAGTGATTTTggtttgtgttttgaaaaaatcgAGATCATCACACATTTGGAGATTATGTCGTATTTCTGAGGGTTTATCAGTTGATTATGGCTAAGGCCATCGATGGCTGGGTCCCCAGATGCTTGATGGTAGTTATCACTGTATCATAACAATTTCAGGCTTCTGGaaatttttcaacaaaaataatcCAGTTTGTCAGTAATAGGTTTTCATATAAGTTAAAGCATGCCAAGTGTGGATGTAGTTCCCTTCAGTTTAACAGCAATGGTTTAGGCGTTCATATAAGATAAAGCAGGCTGAGTGTGGATGTAGTTCCATTCAGTTTAACCGCAATGGTTAGGTTTTCATGTTTCAATGCTCCCATTCATATCCACAAACCAAAGGTAAGTGGAAGACTCACTTCAGGCCATTAATACTTAAACTTAGTATAATTAAAGTAATATTTCATGGTTATTTTGACTGTGTATCCATTTCTCAATCAGAAAACTGTTCAACCTTCTGTGGAGAAAATGTATAAGACATCGCAAGACTTTTCTCAGAGTCAAGCCTCAAAGGATTTACCTAATCATACCAGGTTAGACTCGTTGTTATTGAAGGCTCAAGGAGATACTCAGATTGACAAACATTTTACAAGTGCGTCTCCTGTTGAGAGTGGATTGAAATCAGGGGACGTGAAGAGCAAATTTAGTGTTGAGAGCAACATAGGGGTTAACCGGGGAGAGTACCTTAAGAAAAGTCAGTCTGTAGGAAGTGGACTGTTCCAGGAGGGCAGGGTGTCTGCAGGCAATGACACTGAGGATGAGACCGATCTGGAGCTTTCTTGTGAGGGTTTCCAAGACCACAAAGGGTTGACAGAGCCAGGTCCCAGCAAGGATCAAGGGCTGAGCCCACCAGATGAGTATCAAGAAAATCCCAACTTGGATTCTTTCCGATTTAGTCCTGACAATGTCAATTACGAATCAATTTTCTCTATTGGAGACCCACAGCATTCAGAGAAGGAAGGCCTTGAAAATTCTGATACTCCATTATCTGGCGAATGTCCTGGTGATTCTGTTGACCATACACCTCATACCCCACCCTTGATTGTAAAATCATGTTCTTTACCCAACATTGGTGCCTCTACACCCACTTCTGGAAGGTGTTCGCCTTTCAGACATGTAGCACTGCAGTCAAGTTCTTTTGAGGATCTGCAT
This window of the Corylus avellana chromosome ca5, CavTom2PMs-1.0 genome carries:
- the LOC132180764 gene encoding frataxin, mitochondrial-like isoform X1, with protein sequence MLRFGKLEPRSGEAGVVGPLAELRGSLVRRVAAGDFWFADGCPLADLMVRGRKLAVFPTAMASRLQFLRRLPRLLKPSSSSSSSSTIRRFSFLLLEASRSETTRWSPACRTFCSRPLNLGDDPQGPAAIDYSSVLQEDEFHRLSNSTIHHLLEKLEEYGDNVEIDGFDVDYGNEVLTLKLGDLGMYVLNKQTPNRQIWLSSPVSGPARFDWDRNAQTWVYRRSKADLLNMLEVGFPWWNRKYQIDLKITQSWTVAIFLFLWIIHFK
- the LOC132180764 gene encoding frataxin, mitochondrial-like isoform X4, translated to MLRPARTNLRKLAVFPTAMASRLQFLRRLPRLLKPSSSSSSSSTIRRFSFLLLEASRSETTRWSPACRTFCSRPLNLGDDPQGPAAIDYSSVLQEDEFHRLSNSTIHHLLEKLEEYGDNVEIDGFDVDYGNEVLTLKLGDLGMYVLNKQTPNRQIWLSSPVSGPARFDWDRNAQTWVYRRSKADLLNMLEVGFPWWNRKYQIDLKITQSWTVAIFLFLWIIHFK
- the LOC132180764 gene encoding frataxin, mitochondrial-like isoform X3; translated protein: MLRFGKLEPRSGEAGVVGPLAELRGSLVRRVAAGDFWFADGCPLADLMVRGRKLAVFPTAMASRLQFLRRLPRLLKPSSSSSSSSTIRRFSFLLLEASRSETTRWSPACRTFCSRPLNLGDDPQGPAAIDYSSVLQEDEFHRLSNSTIHHLLEKLEEYGDNVEIDGFDVDYGNEVLTLKLGDLGMYVLNKQTPNRQIWLSSPVSGPARFDWDRNAQTWVYRRSKADLLNMLEGLRRSEEEKKDK
- the LOC132180764 gene encoding frataxin, mitochondrial-like isoform X2, coding for MLRFGKLEPRSGEAGVVGPLAELRGSLVRRVAAGDFWFADGCPLADLMVRGRKLAVFPTAMASRLQFLRRLPRLLKPSSSSSSSSTIRRFSFLLLEASRSETTRWSPACRTFCSRPLNLGDDPQGPAAIDYSSVLQEDEFHRLSNSTIHHLLEKLEEYGDNVEIDGFDVDYGNEVLTLKLGDLGMYVLNKQTPNRQIWLSSPVSGPARFDWDRNAQTWVYRRSKADLLNMLEGELERLCGEPISLS